In the genome of Candidatus Pristimantibacillus lignocellulolyticus, the window AAATCATACTGTAAGGGGGTATATAACTCGGAGTTTGAATGAGCTTAATTCTGAGATTCGTACATAATGATGGACGCCAAAAAGTTTTAAAATAAAATATAGGGGTGTTATTACAATGAAAAAAATATTTGTAATTTTAAGTGTAGCAATGATGATTGCTCTTAGTATAAGTGCTTGTGGGAACAATACAGCTGTTAATTCCTCGCACCATGGCAATATGGACATGGGCGATATGGATCATTCTGGATCAGGAATAGTACCAACAGGATTGAAAGAAGCAAAAAATCCAACTTATAAAGTGGGAGAACAAGTTACGTTACAAACAGACCATATGAAAGGTATGGACGGGGCTAAAGCAACGATTGTCGGAGCATATGATACAACAGTGTATGAAGTATCATATACTCCTACAACAGGTGGTCAGGAAGTGAAAAATCATAAATGGGTAATCCAAGAAGAAATTAAAGATCACAAGGCAGAACCGTATAAACCAGGTGATCAAGTTATCTTAGAAACGGATCATATGAAAGGTATGAACGGAGCGACAGCTACTATTGATACTGCTACGCAAACAACAGTTTATATGGTTGATTATACGCCCACAAGTGGCGGAGAGATCGTTAAAAATCATCAATGGGTAACTGAAAGTGAAATAACAAAGTAATATGAAAAAGTGACTCAACGTCATGTTGTAGTCATTAGTTACAACTCAGTAAAGTGAAACTTAAAATTGAGCCGTCCTAAATGGGGTATTCCCTCTAAATGGACGGCTTTATGTCATTAATATGAGATTCTTGTTAGATGTTAAAGCAGGATGCGGTATAAAACTTAATCGTATAAGAAAAAATATATAAGAATACTACTTGACTAAATATACTCTATGGGGGTATATTTAGTTCGAGGGAAATAATGAGAAAAAGGAGATATGAAGAATGAAAAATATACAATTAGTTGTAAAAGGAATGTCTTGTGGACACTGTGTTAATTCGATTGAAGATGCATTACAAGAGCTAGGAGTTAAAGGGAAAGTAGACCTTGCAAACGAGAAAGTTGCAGTAGAGTTTGATGAAAATATATTCTCGATTGATAAGATTAAAGAAGTCATTGAAGAACAAGGATATGACGTCTAAGAGAGAGGTTGCTTACGATGGAAACCAATAACGTAGAGAAACAAACGTCATTGCAACTTACGGGGATGACCTGTGCAGCATGCGCTAACCGCATCGAAAAGGGTTTAAACAAGCTCGAAGGTGTATCAGAAGCGAACGTAAACTTTGCATTGGAACGAGCATCAGTATCTTTTGATCCAGCGATAACTAGTATTGCAAAAATGGAAGAAAGCATTCATAAGCTTGGGTATGGAGTGTCGAAAGAAGAAGTAGAGTTAGAATTGGTTGGAATGACATGTGCAGCATGTGCCTTGAAAATCGAAAAGACATTAAATAAGTTACCTGGTATTAGTCATGCTACTGTGAACTTTGCGATAGAAAGTGCCCACGTTGAATATAATCCGTTAGAAATATCGGTAACTGATATGCAGAAACGTGTAGAGAAACTCGGATATAAAGCAGTTCCAAAGCAAGAGCAAGGTGATCCAGCAGAGCGTCGTCAGCAAGAAATCAACAGGCAAAAAAGAACACTCATTGTCTCTGCTATGCTGTCTCTTCCATTACTTTGGGCGATGGTAAGTCACTTTTCATTCACTTCTTGGATCTGGCTTCCGGATCTCTTTATGAATCCTTGGTTCCAATTGGCATTATCGACACCTGTTCAATTTTATATCGGAAGACAATTTTATATTGGAGCGTATAAAGCATTGCGAAATGGTAGTGCTAACATGGACGTTCTAGTAGCACTTGGAACATCGGCAGCGTATTTCTATAGCTTATACTTGACGATTAAATGGGCTATTGCAGGAGGTAGTGCTCACCACGGACCGGAGATGTATTATGAAACAAGTGCTGTACTAATTACACTAGTTCTTATGGGTAAATTATTTGAATCATTAGCTAAAGGTCGTACCTCAGAAGCGATTAAATCTTTGATGGGGCTTCAAGCGAAGACTGCGCTCGTTGTCCGTGATGGTCAAGAATTAAACATCCCAGTTGATGAAGTCATTACTGGAGATATCGTCCTTGTTCGTCCAGGGGATAAAGTGCCAGTTGATGGTGAAGTAATAGAAGGTGTGTCTTCCATAGATGAATCAATGTTGACTGGGGAGAGCTTACCAGTAGAAAAAAAATCTGGTGACGCAGTCATCGGAGCAACCATTAATAAAAACGGTATGTTACGTATTAGAGCAACAAAAGTTGGTAAAGAGACGGCGCTTGCTCAAATTATAAAAGTTGTAGAAGAAGCGCAAGGTTCGAAAGCTCCTATCCAGAGGGTAGCCGATGTTATCTCAGGAATCTTTGTTCCAATTGTAGTCGGCATTGCAGTTGTAGCTTTCTTAGTATGGTACTTCTTGGTCACACCTGGTGACTTTGCCGGTTCTTTAGAAAAAGCAATCGCGATACTGGTAATTGCTTGTCCATGTGCGCTCGGCCTTGCTACACCGACTTCTATTATGGCTGGATCTGGACGTGCAGCAGAACTGGGTATATTGTTCAAAGGCGGAGAGCATTTAGAACAAACCCATAAAATTGATGCAATCATTCTTGATAAAACAGGTACGGTAACGAAAGGAAAGCCTGAACTTACTGATGTGCTTGTAGAAGGCGATGAATTACAATTCCTTAGACTTGTAGGAGCAGCTGAGAAAAACTCAGAGCATCCACTTGCAGAAGCGATTGTTGCTGGTATTAAAGATAGAAATATCGAACTACCAAGTACGGAATCATTTGAAGCGATTCCTGGTTATGGAATTAAAGCTGTCGTTGAAGGGAAAGAGCTATTAATTGGCACAAGACGTTTGATGGATAAGTTCGGAGTCGATGCAACACAATCTTATAACAAGATGTCAAAGCTCGAGGAATCAGGGAAAACGGCAATGCTTGTCGCAATCAATAATGAGTTTGTAGGTATGGTTGCCGTAGCCGATACGATTAAAGAAACCTCTGCAGCTGCAGTAAGTAGACTGAAAGAAATGGGCATCGAAGTTATTATGATTACTGGTGATAATGAACGAACAGCGAAGGCGATTGCTACTCAAGTTGGCATTGATCATGTACTTGCTGAAGTTTTACCAGAAGGTAAGGCAGCAGAAGTGAAGAAGCTTCAAGCACAAGGGAAGAAAGTAGCTATGGTCGGGGATGGTATTAATGATGCTCCGGCATTAGCGACAGCAGATATTGGGATGGCGATTGGAACAGGAACTGACGTAGCTATGGAAGCTGCTGATGTAACGTTGATGCGTGGTGATCTTTCAAGTATCCCAGATGCAATCTATATGAGTCGCAAAACGATGTCTAATATTAAACAAAATCTATTCTGGGCACTCGGTTATAACACACTTGGTATTCCGATTGCGGCAATTGGTCTATTAGCACCATGGGTAGCAGGATTAGCTATGGCATTGAGCTCAGTTTCTGTTGTGTTGAATGCTCTTCGTCTGCAACGTGTGAAGATACGTCACTAATATAAGGAAGCTGTTAATTTTCAAGGTTAGTGGTAACTTCATTTTCAAATAGATAGATGGAGATGGTTTGATGGATGACAAGATAAAGATTGCAGTTACCCCTCCGATTCAATTAGGAGGGAGTATATTTACACCAGAACAACTCGTAACGATCGGTAATGTTGCTAGTATGGATAGTACAATTGAGATGACGAACTTCCAGCAACTTTATATGGAAGTTCCTTTACAGCGACGCGATGAAATTAAGGATCAACTAGAGCGTTCGGGCTTGGAAGTATATCCTACAGGCTTTGTATCTAAAAGTTTAATTGTTTGTAATTTCTGTAGAGGGGCGGAAGATAGTGGACTGGCAACAGCTCAATTGTTGAATCAGGCTATTGCAGGTATCGACACACCGACTCCGCTTAAAATTGGATATGCAGGTTGTGCTTTAGGGACAAGTGAACCTTTGTTGAAAGATATAGCCGTAATAAAAATGCGAGATACTTTCGATATATATGTTGGAGGAGAACCGAAAGGACTTAAAACTTTAATTGCTCAACAACTAGTCGTTGGACTAAAGGAAGAACAATTAGTACCTATTATTAATGCAATTATTCATTTTTATAAAGCAAATGCTAAAGGGAAAGAGAAGTTTAGTAAATTTGTTCATCGCATGACCATTGAGCAGCTTCAGCAACTAGCTGGGTAATAGCTCTAATAATATGACGAGCCGTGGAATCAATAAAGTGACCTTATAATGGGTACATTTTACGATTCTGCGGCTCGTTTTATTATGGAAATATAGATGAGTATTTTTGTTAATTATTGACAAATTAATCTGCGTTTGCTAAGTTTAACTTTGTTAATGATATTAAGATTAATGATTTATTTTGAAAAATAGTATTTATAAAATGAAGGTGGCTCAATATGAAAAAAACGATAGCTTTTTTGTTAGTTATATTGTTACTTTCTGGCTGTGCTGTTCAACCAGCAAAAGAGCAAGTTACGTTGAAAGTGTTATATCATTCAACCGATGAATTTATGAATAAGTATGGAAAGGTATATCTTGCAAGTACTGAAAACATTGATTTCGAGATCATACCTGTAGAGGGTGGTTTAACTATAGAACAGTACTTAGAAATTGTTGAAACTGAAAAACCTGATATATTATCTAATTTCGATTATTATGAATATTTTGTAGATGAAGGAAAATTATTAAATCTTGACACCTATATCGAAAAATCGAAGGATTTCCGTATGGATCAAATAAATTCTAATCTATTAGATTACTTACGACAAGAAGGCAACGGTAGTATCTATGCATTATCTCCAACATTTACAGGCAAGGCTATGTACTACAATAAAACAATCCTGGATCAACTGGGAGTTGAATATCCTATTGATGGAATGAATTGGAATGAACTTTTAGAATTATCTAGTAGAATATCCCGAGCTGATGACACTATTGATAATGAGATAATCAGTTTTTATTACGATAGAACTTTATTTGATTTAGCCATGAATATAGCAGATACAATGAAAGTACAATATGCCAATGAATCTGGGGATGTTACTTTCAACACAGAGGGTTGGAATAATATAATGAATGTGGTAATTGAAAATGCAAGAAATGGAGCGGTATTTACAAGAGACAATTACCCAGAGTTAACTCCATTCGACAATTCAAAATTTTCAAATGGCATTGTGGCTTTAACGGTGGACTATTCAGATTTAATTAATGATTTGCGTAATGTAGATTTTGAATGGGGAGTTGTTACAGTACCAACTGATTCTTCACTAGAGAGTGTTGATGCTATGCAACCTAATGAACTATTTGGTGTTAATCGAGATTCAAGCCATATCGAAGAGAGCGTTGATTTTATTACATATATAAATGGTGAAAAATTTGCACAGTTGGAACAAAAGAGCAGTACATTTTCTTCATTACCTGCAAGGGAAGAGTTTTCTAAACAAATTGTAAATGTGGATTTACACGCTTTTTATCATGTAGCACCTCTTAATTTCACTAGATTGGATCCTTTTATTAGCCGGGAACAGAGCAATCAATTTTATGAAGCTACAGATGAGATAATGCAAGATGCTATCACTAATGAAACTAGTACAGCAGAAGTAATAAAATTATTACAAGATACTACAGAGGTTATAGTTATGAATGAATGATGATTAGATGGCTTTCCTATGTCTGCTTGAATTAATCTGCAGTACGAATCTTCAATTAGAAGAAGCTGCTCCGCTAGCGAATTTCGCTTCGGATGGTTTCTTCTTTTTTTAACGTATATCCTAATATTTCAATATTGTACAAGTTTGTTCATAATTAATAAGTTCTAAATGAATAAGTTATGTGTGAGAACGTGTGAATTATCACTTACAAAAAGTAAGTGTATGCGTTAGAATGACATCATCGTACAAAAATAACTTAATACACATCATACTGGAGGAGAAATACATATGACACCATTTGAAGAGTTAGTTAAAGAAAGACGTTCAGCGAGCAATTTCCTGCCTGATCATCCGATCACGAATCAACAATTAGATGAAATATTTGAATTAGTTAAGTTCGCTCCAACAGCATTTAACTTACAACATCCACACTATACGGTCATTACCAATTCAGCGGTGAAAGAAAAGCTACAAGCTGCAGCTAATAATCAATATAAAGTATCCTCATCCTCAGCAGTTATTATTGTTTCAGGTGATAAATTAGCATTTAAAGATGCTGCGAGAATATATGAAGGACTGTTAATGCTAGGAATAGTTAATAAACAAGAGTATGATTACCAAGTCTCAGATACGACGACATTTTATGAGCAAGGCGGAGACCTTTTCCAGCGTGATGAAGCGATTCGTAATGGTTCACTTTCTGCAATGATGTTTATGTTAGCTGCCAAAGATAAAGGTTGGGATACTTGTCCAATGATTGGATTTGATGCAGCTGCTGTTAAAGATATTTTGCAAATTGAAGATCAATATGAAGTCGTGATGATGATTACAATAGGCAAAGAAAAAGTATCCAGTAGAAGACCTAGAGGTTATCGTAAACCTGTCAACGAATTTGTATCCTACGTGGAATAATAGATTGCATTATCGAATGTGGCTTCTTATCCTGAGGAATTATATGATGAAAGCATCTCCCGTTGTTAGACAATACTAACATTCGGAGATGCTTTTATTATGCTTTTGTAATTTATGAGAGTAGATGAAATATATATTCGGAATCTATCAATTATTGATTAACTACTGCACACATTATATACTTAAACATATACTAAGTATACAATGTTGTGTTTACTCATACGCATCATTAATTACAACGAGTTTATTTTATATAAAGGAGCACTTATCTACGCGATAAGCGGGAAGTGGATAACTATGAATTACTCTCAAGTGTCGAAAGAAATAAAAGTATTTTCGCCCGATATATTTATCCGTTTTGATGAGCGATTGGCTAATCATACGTTTATTCAAACAGGGGGAATTGCAGATATTTATATTATGCCAGCAACTGTAGAAGAAGTTCGGCATATAACTAGATTTGCTTTCACGAAAAAAATACCGTTGACGATTCTTGGCTATGGTACAAATATAATTATTCGTGACAGACGAATTCGTGGAATTGTCATGAACTTAAGCAATCTGAATAAAATAGAAGTTATGAAAAATGTAATTAAAGCTTATAGCGGTTCTAGTATTATTGATGTTTCTAAGGCTGCGCTCGAACACAACTTATCAGGATTAGAATTTGCCTGTGGTATTCCTGGAAGTGTTGGAGGAGCGGTATTAATGAACGCAGGGGCTTATGGTGGTGAAATTTCATTTGTTCTTACTTCTGTAAAAGTTCTCTCTATGTCTGGAGACATTCATATACTAGATAAGTCAGAATTGCAGTTCGGCTATCGATCGAGTATTATTCAAAGGGAGAAATATATTGTTCTAGAAGCGACTTTCCAACTTGAAAATGGGGATCAAGATCATATTCAAAGTATAATGAGAAAGAATACGATAGCTAGAGAAACAAAACAACCGCTAGAATATCCATCTTGTGGAAGCGTCTTTAAGCGACCATTTAATCAGTTTGCAGGTAAGTTAATATCTGAATGTGGATTACAAGGATATCGAGTGGGTGGAGCTCAAGTTTCAGTTAAACACGCAGGATTTATTGTAAATGTAGATAAGGCCACTTCAACGGATTATTTAATATTGATCCGACATATACAAAAAACTGTGAAGAAGAAATTCAATATTGATCTTGAAACTGAAGTTGTCATTATTTGATTTAATAGACATACAAAAACTCGTTTCTCATCATTGAGAAACGAGTTTTTGTTAATCACATTTTTTACGAGTGCCTTTAAATGTAGCAGTTCTGAAGCTAGCTCCACAACCACAAGTAGCTTTGGCATTTGGATTATCGATTGTAAAGCCGCCTGTCATCCCTTGATTTATATAATCAATGGATACACCTTCTAAATACTCTTCTGTTCGAGTGTCCCAAACCACTTTGAAATTATCATTTTGAATGAATTTGTCAAACTCTGATAATGAATTATCTAGTTTGATATTATATGATAATCCACTGCATCCACCGTCGTCTATTCCAACTCTTAAAAATAAGTTTGTGTCGCCATTTTCGGAAATCATTTGATCTATGATAGAGCTAGCCTTGTCACTTACTTCAATCATATTGTCTTCACCTCTATTTCATTAATTAATGATTACTATAAAATACCCTTGCACTTTTAATGTAATGCAAACGTTTTGAAATCATTGCATCCGTAGCGTTAGGAATAGATTATTACTGAATGGCTGTTTCGTAATTGTTGTTAACTTTATTCCAGTCAACCACATTCCAAAATGCAGCGATGTAGTCAGGGCGTTTATTTTGATAGTTCAGGTAATAAGCATGCTCCCAAACGTCTAAACCAAGAAGAGGAGTTTTACCATCCATAATTGGACTATCTTGGTTTGGTAAGCTATATACTTCGATATTACCATTAGCTACAGCTAGGAATGCCCAACCGCTGCCGAAGCGAGTAGTTGCTGCTTTAGCAAATTCTGCTTTGAAGTTTTCAAAGCTACCAAATTTGCTATCGATTGCAGCTGCAAGTGCACCAGTTGGCACGCCACCAGCATTCGGAGCGATCGTTTGCCAGAACAAGCTGTGATTGGCATGACCACCACCGTTGTTACGAACAGCGGTACGGATAGATTCAGGAACG includes:
- a CDS encoding YdhK family protein; the protein is MKKIFVILSVAMMIALSISACGNNTAVNSSHHGNMDMGDMDHSGSGIVPTGLKEAKNPTYKVGEQVTLQTDHMKGMDGAKATIVGAYDTTVYEVSYTPTTGGQEVKNHKWVIQEEIKDHKAEPYKPGDQVILETDHMKGMNGATATIDTATQTTVYMVDYTPTSGGEIVKNHQWVTESEITK
- a CDS encoding cation transporter, which gives rise to MKNIQLVVKGMSCGHCVNSIEDALQELGVKGKVDLANEKVAVEFDENIFSIDKIKEVIEEQGYDV
- a CDS encoding heavy metal translocating P-type ATPase, with product METNNVEKQTSLQLTGMTCAACANRIEKGLNKLEGVSEANVNFALERASVSFDPAITSIAKMEESIHKLGYGVSKEEVELELVGMTCAACALKIEKTLNKLPGISHATVNFAIESAHVEYNPLEISVTDMQKRVEKLGYKAVPKQEQGDPAERRQQEINRQKRTLIVSAMLSLPLLWAMVSHFSFTSWIWLPDLFMNPWFQLALSTPVQFYIGRQFYIGAYKALRNGSANMDVLVALGTSAAYFYSLYLTIKWAIAGGSAHHGPEMYYETSAVLITLVLMGKLFESLAKGRTSEAIKSLMGLQAKTALVVRDGQELNIPVDEVITGDIVLVRPGDKVPVDGEVIEGVSSIDESMLTGESLPVEKKSGDAVIGATINKNGMLRIRATKVGKETALAQIIKVVEEAQGSKAPIQRVADVISGIFVPIVVGIAVVAFLVWYFLVTPGDFAGSLEKAIAILVIACPCALGLATPTSIMAGSGRAAELGILFKGGEHLEQTHKIDAIILDKTGTVTKGKPELTDVLVEGDELQFLRLVGAAEKNSEHPLAEAIVAGIKDRNIELPSTESFEAIPGYGIKAVVEGKELLIGTRRLMDKFGVDATQSYNKMSKLEESGKTAMLVAINNEFVGMVAVADTIKETSAAAVSRLKEMGIEVIMITGDNERTAKAIATQVGIDHVLAEVLPEGKAAEVKKLQAQGKKVAMVGDGINDAPALATADIGMAIGTGTDVAMEAADVTLMRGDLSSIPDAIYMSRKTMSNIKQNLFWALGYNTLGIPIAAIGLLAPWVAGLAMALSSVSVVLNALRLQRVKIRH
- a CDS encoding nitrite reductase, with amino-acid sequence MDDKIKIAVTPPIQLGGSIFTPEQLVTIGNVASMDSTIEMTNFQQLYMEVPLQRRDEIKDQLERSGLEVYPTGFVSKSLIVCNFCRGAEDSGLATAQLLNQAIAGIDTPTPLKIGYAGCALGTSEPLLKDIAVIKMRDTFDIYVGGEPKGLKTLIAQQLVVGLKEEQLVPIINAIIHFYKANAKGKEKFSKFVHRMTIEQLQQLAG
- a CDS encoding ABC transporter substrate-binding protein codes for the protein MKKTIAFLLVILLLSGCAVQPAKEQVTLKVLYHSTDEFMNKYGKVYLASTENIDFEIIPVEGGLTIEQYLEIVETEKPDILSNFDYYEYFVDEGKLLNLDTYIEKSKDFRMDQINSNLLDYLRQEGNGSIYALSPTFTGKAMYYNKTILDQLGVEYPIDGMNWNELLELSSRISRADDTIDNEIISFYYDRTLFDLAMNIADTMKVQYANESGDVTFNTEGWNNIMNVVIENARNGAVFTRDNYPELTPFDNSKFSNGIVALTVDYSDLINDLRNVDFEWGVVTVPTDSSLESVDAMQPNELFGVNRDSSHIEESVDFITYINGEKFAQLEQKSSTFSSLPAREEFSKQIVNVDLHAFYHVAPLNFTRLDPFISREQSNQFYEATDEIMQDAITNETSTAEVIKLLQDTTEVIVMNE
- a CDS encoding nitroreductase family protein, whose protein sequence is MTPFEELVKERRSASNFLPDHPITNQQLDEIFELVKFAPTAFNLQHPHYTVITNSAVKEKLQAAANNQYKVSSSSAVIIVSGDKLAFKDAARIYEGLLMLGIVNKQEYDYQVSDTTTFYEQGGDLFQRDEAIRNGSLSAMMFMLAAKDKGWDTCPMIGFDAAAVKDILQIEDQYEVVMMITIGKEKVSSRRPRGYRKPVNEFVSYVE
- the murB gene encoding UDP-N-acetylmuramate dehydrogenase, which produces MNYSQVSKEIKVFSPDIFIRFDERLANHTFIQTGGIADIYIMPATVEEVRHITRFAFTKKIPLTILGYGTNIIIRDRRIRGIVMNLSNLNKIEVMKNVIKAYSGSSIIDVSKAALEHNLSGLEFACGIPGSVGGAVLMNAGAYGGEISFVLTSVKVLSMSGDIHILDKSELQFGYRSSIIQREKYIVLEATFQLENGDQDHIQSIMRKNTIARETKQPLEYPSCGSVFKRPFNQFAGKLISECGLQGYRVGGAQVSVKHAGFIVNVDKATSTDYLILIRHIQKTVKKKFNIDLETEVVII
- a CDS encoding iron-sulfur cluster assembly accessory protein, producing the protein MIEVSDKASSIIDQMISENGDTNLFLRVGIDDGGCSGLSYNIKLDNSLSEFDKFIQNDNFKVVWDTRTEEYLEGVSIDYINQGMTGGFTIDNPNAKATCGCGASFRTATFKGTRKKCD
- a CDS encoding superoxide dismutase encodes the protein MSHKLPALPYANNALEPHIDALTMEIHHDRHHNTYVTNLNAALESAPELQSKSVEELIANLDGVPESIRTAVRNNGGGHANHSLFWQTIAPNAGGVPTGALAAAIDSKFGSFENFKAEFAKAATTRFGSGWAFLAVANGNIEVYSLPNQDSPIMDGKTPLLGLDVWEHAYYLNYQNKRPDYIAAFWNVVDWNKVNNNYETAIQ